One stretch of Prunus persica cultivar Lovell chromosome G1, Prunus_persica_NCBIv2, whole genome shotgun sequence DNA includes these proteins:
- the LOC18790504 gene encoding transcription factor IIIA, translated as MKTLDSLHCPSEASGSQSPNAVACSLVGETFRVGALAMDKGQAEMEGPIFRDIRRYYCEYCGIRRSKKSLIASHILSHHKDEMEMSSVDEDREVEQEKSNTCQECGVSFRKPAHLKQHMQSHSLERPYICSVDDCHSSYRRKDHLNRHLLQHQGKLFKCPIENCNREFGFQGNMRRHVNELHSEDSPSTNGGAQKQHVCKEIGCGKVFRFASRLRKHEDSHVKLDTVEAFCSEPGCMKHFTNEQCLQAHIHSCHQHTTCEICGTKQLRNNIKRHLLTHEDKHSIERIKCDYKGCLHTFTTKSNLTKHVKAVHLEHKPFVCSFSGCGLRFAYKHVRDNHEKTGCHVYTQGDFEEADEQFRSRPRGGRKRECPDIPMLVRKRVTPPNQLGQECEYISWLHSQEDNDEQ; from the exons ATGAAAACCCTAGACTCGCTTCATTGCCCTTCAGAAGCCAGTGGGTCTCAAAGTCCAAACGCCGTTGCTTGTTCGTTGGTGGGCGAGACTTTCAGAGTTGGTGCATTGGCTATGGATAAAGGTCAAGCAGAAATGGAGGGGCCTATTTTCAGGGACATAAGGCGATATTACTGCGAGTATTGTGGAATCCGCAGATCCAAAAAGTCTCTGATTGCTTCTCACATCCTCTCCCACCACAAG GATGAGATGGAAATGTCTAGTGTTGATGAAGATCGAGAAGTTGAGCAGGAAAAATCTAATACTTGCCAAGAGTGTGGTGTCTCTTTCAGAAAACCTGCACATCTCAAGCAGCATATGCAAAGTCACTCACTTGAG AGGCCATACATATGTTCAGTAGATGATTGTCATTCCAGCTACAGAAGAAAGGACCACTTGAATCGCCATCTCCTTCAGCACCAAGGGAAACTCTTTAAGTGTCCAATTGAGAACTGCAATCGTGAATTTGGTTTCCAAGGTAACATGAGGAGGCATGTCAATGAACTTCACAGTGAGGATTCCCCCTCAACTAATGGTGGGGCTCAGAAGCAGCATGTGTGCAAGGAAATTGGTTGCGGAAAGGTGTTTAGATTTGCCTCGAGGCTGCGGAAGCATGAGGATTCCCATG TTAAGCTAGACACTGTGGAGGCATTCTGCTCTGAACCAGGTTGTATGAAACACTTTACGAATGAGCAATGCCTTCAGGCCCATATCCATTCCTGCCACCAACATACTACCTGTGAGATATGCGGGACCAAGCAACTGAGAAACAACATCAAAAGGCATCTTCTCACACATGAAGATAAACATTCAATAGAGAGGATTAAATGCGATTATAAGGGTTGTCTTCATACGTTTACAACT AAGTCCAATCTCACTAAACATGTGAAAGCTGTACACCTAGAACATAAACCTTTTGTCTGTAGCTTTTCGGGTTGTGGCTTGAGGTTTGCATACAAGCATGTGAGAGATAACCatgagaaaactggatgtcatGTCTATACTCAG GGGGACTTTGAAGAGGCTGATGAGCAATTCCGGTCACGTCCAAGGGGTGGGCGTAAAAGGGAGTGCCCCGACATACCAATGCTGGTTCGTAAAAGGGTGACTCCACCAAATCAATTGGGCCAAGAGTGCGAGTACATCTCCTGGTTACACTCACAAGAGGACAATGACGAGCAGTGA
- the LOC18791106 gene encoding uncharacterized protein LOC18791106: protein MVSTISSSSAPSSCSLLSSEFFPTRSTQPFKAASLSWVSSFPPVNISISSIADPPTPTLNKNSVVRAAWTRRSRGEAAKKPNRKSWKQKTDMYMRPFLLNVFFSKKFIHAKVMHRGTSKVISVATTNAKDVRSNLPSLTDHNACRVIGRLIAERSKEADVYALSYEPRKDERIEGKLGIVLDTIKENGIIFV from the exons ATGGTGTCAAcgatatcttcttcttcagctccATCAAGTTGTTCGCTTCTCTCCTCCGAGTTCTTTCCAACTCGGTCGACTCAGCCATTCAAAGCCGCTTCGCTTTCATgggtttcttcttttcctccgGTAAACATATCCATAAGCTCCATTGCAGACCCTCCCACTCCCACTCTCAACAAG AATTCTGTTGTTCGAGCTGCATGGACGCGGAGATCTCGAGGAGAAGCTGCAAAGAAGCCTAACAGGAAATCGTGGAAACAGAAGACTGATATGTATATGAGGCCTTTCTTActgaatgttttcttttcaaaaaagtttATCCACGCAAAAGTGATGCATCGGGGAACAAGCAAAGTGATATCAGTCGCTACCACGAATGCCAAGGATGTTCGGAGCAACTTACCCTCACTCACAGATCACAACGCTTGCAGAGTTATAGGGAGGCTTATTGCTGAGCGATCAAAGGAAGCTGATGTTTATGCATTGTCTTATGAGCCCAGGAAAGATGAACGGATTGAAGGTAAGCTTGGGATTGTTCTTGATACCATTAAAGAAAACGGGATCATATTTGTTTGA
- the LOC18790105 gene encoding F-box/LRR-repeat protein At3g26922 isoform X1: MDHRRKMLATASSQAQGPEFIVDRFSDLPVEVAHHILSFLPFKDIGQVGCVSKRCLELYLSYPSLIFNPSHQQRNNMWRRLEAFNYFDKFLANRDSNKIECFRISWDYHSVKFARAFNELLRISTWIRHAARCNVQVLDLDFDMQCRVPLELLPSSISACKSLRTLVIDFKWNILKWPSSNFLTNLQCLKLNRVQIEGLELFDKWIPCCKFLKELQLVYVSGIKRMTVISSSLESFSFVLYDRNPLCYLGISGEKLEDIHIQWQCASLSGKSLNIFAPNLKYLKWGGNLMDHQNLGNLTCLEKAEIYLDPKVDESDKIFEVLCSIGRSKVLILNEETMKALCRKSPMPTLDGISYLGLRTSSLTDELFPKMVSLLNGMTTLRKLCITSNPSFIRWRPLDAPDNSSRYNTSCCGSHNLACMHELQEVIIELSNGTNEWKLAKYILEHIQSLKKMVILYSSKQEEDVVLRKKPEMISAATVVFQKK, from the exons ATGGACCACAGGCGTAAGATGTTGGCAACTGCAAGCTCTCAAGCTCAAGGTCCTGAGTTCATTGTTGATAGATTCAGTGATCTTCCAGTTGAAGTTGCTCATCACATTCTTTCCTTCCTCCCCTTCAAAGACATCGGACAGGTGGGCTGTGTGTCCAAAAGATGTCTAGAGCTTTATCTTTCATATCCGTCATTGATTTTTAATCCAAGTCACCAACAAAGAAATAACATGTGGAGACGATTGGAGGCGTTTAACTATTTTGATAAATTCTTGGCTAATCGTGATAGTAATAAGATAGAGTGCTTTCGTATATCTTGGGACTACCATTCAGTCAAATTTGCAAGAGCATTTAATGAGTTGCTCAGAATATCCACATGGATCCGTCATGCGGCAAGGTGTAATGTCCAAGTGTTAGATCTTGACTTCGATATGCAGTGTAGAGTACCATTAGAGTTATTGCCGTCTTCCATCTCTGCTTGTAAATCTTTGAGAACTTTAGTGATAGATTTTAAGTGGAACATTCTTAAATGGCcctcttccaattttttgacTAATCTCCAATGTTTGAAGTTGAATAGGGTTCAAATAGAAGGTTTGGAGCTTTTTGACAAATGGATCCCATGCTGTAAATTCCTTAAGGAATTACAGCTCGTATATGTTTCCGGTATAAAACGTATGACCGTTATAAGCTCTTCTTTGGAATCATTTAGTTTTGTGCTTTATGATCGAAATCCACTCTGTTATCTTGGCATATCCGGTGAGAAACTTGAAGATATACATATACAGTGGCAATGTGCTTCACTTagcggaaaatcattaaatatttttgctccaaatctGAAGTATTTGAAATGGGGTGGGAATTTGATGGATCACCAGAATCTGGGGAATTTAACGTGTTTAGAAAAAGCTGAGATTTATCTGGATCCGAAGGTTGATGAGTCTGATAAAATATTTGAGGTTCTTTGCAGCATAGGGAGGAGTAAAGTTCTTATTCTAAATGAAGAGACCATGAAG GCTCTGTGCAGGAAAAGTCCCATGCCAACATTAGATGGTATTTCATACTTGGGTTTGCGTACTAGCAGCTTGACTGACGAGCTATTCCCCAAAATGGTCTCTCTTCTTAATGGAATGACTACTTTGCGTAAATTGTGCATAACTTCTAATCCATCCTTCATAAGATGGCGGCCATTAGATGCTCCTGATAAT TCATCCAGGTATAATACGAGCTGCTGTGGATCCCATAACCTTGCTTGTATGCATGAGCTTCAAGAGGTAATAATAGAGCTTTCAAATGGTACTAATGAATGGAAGTTAGCAAAGTATATACTGGAGCATATTCAGAGTTTGAAGAAAATGGTAATTCTTTATTCATCcaagcaagaagaagatgtgGTATTGAGAAAAAAACCCGAGATGATCTCCGCTGCAACAGTTGTCTTTCAGAAAAAGTAG
- the LOC18790105 gene encoding uncharacterized protein LOC18790105 isoform X3: MDHRRKMLATASSQAQGPEFIVDRFSDLPVEVAHHILSFLPFKDIGQALCRKSPMPTLDGISYLGLRTSSLTDELFPKMVSLLNGMTTLRKLCITSNPSFIRWRPLDAPDNSSRYNTSCCGSHNLACMHELQEVIIELSNGTNEWKLAKYILEHIQSLKKMVILYSSKQEEDVVLRKKPEMISAATVVFQKK, encoded by the exons ATGGACCACAGGCGTAAGATGTTGGCAACTGCAAGCTCTCAAGCTCAAGGTCCTGAGTTCATTGTTGATAGATTCAGTGATCTTCCAGTTGAAGTTGCTCATCACATTCTTTCCTTCCTCCCCTTCAAAGACATCGGACAG GCTCTGTGCAGGAAAAGTCCCATGCCAACATTAGATGGTATTTCATACTTGGGTTTGCGTACTAGCAGCTTGACTGACGAGCTATTCCCCAAAATGGTCTCTCTTCTTAATGGAATGACTACTTTGCGTAAATTGTGCATAACTTCTAATCCATCCTTCATAAGATGGCGGCCATTAGATGCTCCTGATAAT TCATCCAGGTATAATACGAGCTGCTGTGGATCCCATAACCTTGCTTGTATGCATGAGCTTCAAGAGGTAATAATAGAGCTTTCAAATGGTACTAATGAATGGAAGTTAGCAAAGTATATACTGGAGCATATTCAGAGTTTGAAGAAAATGGTAATTCTTTATTCATCcaagcaagaagaagatgtgGTATTGAGAAAAAAACCCGAGATGATCTCCGCTGCAACAGTTGTCTTTCAGAAAAAGTAG
- the LOC18790105 gene encoding F-box/LRR-repeat protein At3g26922 isoform X2, translating into MLATASSQAQGPEFIVDRFSDLPVEVAHHILSFLPFKDIGQVGCVSKRCLELYLSYPSLIFNPSHQQRNNMWRRLEAFNYFDKFLANRDSNKIECFRISWDYHSVKFARAFNELLRISTWIRHAARCNVQVLDLDFDMQCRVPLELLPSSISACKSLRTLVIDFKWNILKWPSSNFLTNLQCLKLNRVQIEGLELFDKWIPCCKFLKELQLVYVSGIKRMTVISSSLESFSFVLYDRNPLCYLGISGEKLEDIHIQWQCASLSGKSLNIFAPNLKYLKWGGNLMDHQNLGNLTCLEKAEIYLDPKVDESDKIFEVLCSIGRSKVLILNEETMKALCRKSPMPTLDGISYLGLRTSSLTDELFPKMVSLLNGMTTLRKLCITSNPSFIRWRPLDAPDNSSRYNTSCCGSHNLACMHELQEVIIELSNGTNEWKLAKYILEHIQSLKKMVILYSSKQEEDVVLRKKPEMISAATVVFQKK; encoded by the exons ATGTTGGCAACTGCAAGCTCTCAAGCTCAAGGTCCTGAGTTCATTGTTGATAGATTCAGTGATCTTCCAGTTGAAGTTGCTCATCACATTCTTTCCTTCCTCCCCTTCAAAGACATCGGACAGGTGGGCTGTGTGTCCAAAAGATGTCTAGAGCTTTATCTTTCATATCCGTCATTGATTTTTAATCCAAGTCACCAACAAAGAAATAACATGTGGAGACGATTGGAGGCGTTTAACTATTTTGATAAATTCTTGGCTAATCGTGATAGTAATAAGATAGAGTGCTTTCGTATATCTTGGGACTACCATTCAGTCAAATTTGCAAGAGCATTTAATGAGTTGCTCAGAATATCCACATGGATCCGTCATGCGGCAAGGTGTAATGTCCAAGTGTTAGATCTTGACTTCGATATGCAGTGTAGAGTACCATTAGAGTTATTGCCGTCTTCCATCTCTGCTTGTAAATCTTTGAGAACTTTAGTGATAGATTTTAAGTGGAACATTCTTAAATGGCcctcttccaattttttgacTAATCTCCAATGTTTGAAGTTGAATAGGGTTCAAATAGAAGGTTTGGAGCTTTTTGACAAATGGATCCCATGCTGTAAATTCCTTAAGGAATTACAGCTCGTATATGTTTCCGGTATAAAACGTATGACCGTTATAAGCTCTTCTTTGGAATCATTTAGTTTTGTGCTTTATGATCGAAATCCACTCTGTTATCTTGGCATATCCGGTGAGAAACTTGAAGATATACATATACAGTGGCAATGTGCTTCACTTagcggaaaatcattaaatatttttgctccaaatctGAAGTATTTGAAATGGGGTGGGAATTTGATGGATCACCAGAATCTGGGGAATTTAACGTGTTTAGAAAAAGCTGAGATTTATCTGGATCCGAAGGTTGATGAGTCTGATAAAATATTTGAGGTTCTTTGCAGCATAGGGAGGAGTAAAGTTCTTATTCTAAATGAAGAGACCATGAAG GCTCTGTGCAGGAAAAGTCCCATGCCAACATTAGATGGTATTTCATACTTGGGTTTGCGTACTAGCAGCTTGACTGACGAGCTATTCCCCAAAATGGTCTCTCTTCTTAATGGAATGACTACTTTGCGTAAATTGTGCATAACTTCTAATCCATCCTTCATAAGATGGCGGCCATTAGATGCTCCTGATAAT TCATCCAGGTATAATACGAGCTGCTGTGGATCCCATAACCTTGCTTGTATGCATGAGCTTCAAGAGGTAATAATAGAGCTTTCAAATGGTACTAATGAATGGAAGTTAGCAAAGTATATACTGGAGCATATTCAGAGTTTGAAGAAAATGGTAATTCTTTATTCATCcaagcaagaagaagatgtgGTATTGAGAAAAAAACCCGAGATGATCTCCGCTGCAACAGTTGTCTTTCAGAAAAAGTAG
- the LOC18791648 gene encoding NAD(P)H-quinone oxidoreductase subunit T, chloroplastic, with amino-acid sequence MAFTAAPQASHTFLLGSPTTTAATRRGARRATTRKATTHVRLHVSASQGPSKSERAPPGVDTRIHWENEDEGWIGGSSATSSSKAQQAQAEQEQQSNLLEDKFADLLNDSISDSHYQFLGVSAEADLEEIKAAYRRLSKEYHPDTTSLPLKTASDKFVRLREIYNVLSNEETRRFYNWTLAQEAASRQAEIMRMKLEDPYVKEVEKYKPVPDMVDRLGGRNMALGDQAMTALTIDVFIIIFAICCIIFVIFFKEPYY; translated from the exons ATGGCTTTCACAGCCGCTCCTCAGGCTTCACACACTTTCTTACTTGGGAGcccaacaacaacagcagcaacaaGAAGAGGAGCAAGAAGAGCAACAACTAGAAAAGCAACAACCCATGTCAGATTACACGTGTCAGCATCACAAGGGCCAAGCAAATCTGAGAGGGCCCCACCAGGAGTTGATACAAGAATCCATTGGGAGAATGAGGATGAAGGTTGGATTGGAGGAAGCAGTGCAACTAGCAGCAGCAAAGCACAGCAGGCACAAGCAGAGCAAGAGCAGCAGAGCAATCTCTTGGAAGACAAGTTTGCTGATTTGCTGAATGACTCAATTTCTGATTCTCATTACCA GTTCTTAGGAGTATCAGCAGAGGCTGATCTAGAAGAAATCAAAGCTGCTTACCGAAGACTATCCAAAGAGTACCATCCAGACACCACTTCTCTTCCCCTAAAGACTGCATCCGACAAGTTCGTGAGGCTAAGAGAAATTTATAACGTGTTGAGCAACGAAGAGACCCGTAGATTTTACAACTGGACACTTGCTCAAGAGGCTGCAAGCCGCCAAGCAGAAATAATGAGAATGAAGTTGGAGGATCCTTATGTGAAAGAAGTAGAGAAGTACAAACCTGTGCCGGATATGGTTGATCGTCTAGGTGGAAGGAACATGGCGCTGGGCGATCAAGCAATGACTGCTCTCACCATTGATGTTTTCATTATCATTTTTGCTATTTGTTGTATCATATTTGTGATCTTCTTCAAAGAGCCATATTACTAG